Proteins from a genomic interval of Antedon mediterranea chromosome 5, ecAntMedi1.1, whole genome shotgun sequence:
- the LOC140049740 gene encoding G-protein coupled receptor GRL101-like: MVTGKVIPLFPNGTYQCTILNKKDTQTFMRLDNNQIKKLPANAFNGLTALTELNLDNNAITTIDPEAFSSFASSLLILKLKGNKIQVYRDRTFQQLISLNELYSEYSSLCCLVGAIDVCEPSDAFASCEDLLKNELLRVLMMIIGLSSVIGNVVVIVSRKFKKDNDINKVQTTLITNLAVSDLLMAVYLIIIASVDIHYRGRYGKVSRVWRNSVLCSFAGAISTLSGQCSVFTLMLLSVDRAINIVNPFSTKRLNRTKCRIIISFGWLFWIVLSFLPVTANELNLSYFGDNYYGKESVCLALPLTRSRWPGWEYAVAIFVAFNGVGFFVIVLSYLTIFLSVKRSGATVNRRQQRKEQLKMARKLGLIVFTDFCCWAPIIVMAIGSETGWMTIPDEIYVWAATFIIPINSSVNPYLYTIAYMFKCKVRQPAPLQIPLNTL, encoded by the exons ATGGTAACAGGGAAAGTAATTCCACTCTTCCCTAATGGTACTTACCAATGCACTATATTGAATAAAAAGGACACACAGACTTTTAT GAGGTTGGACAATAACCAAATAAAGAAATTGCCAGCAAATGCATTTAatggtttgacagcattgacAGAACT GAACTTAGATAACAACGCTATAACTACCATAGATCCTGAGGCATTCTCTTCTTTTGCTTCATCACTTTTAATTTT aaaattaaaagGCAACAAGATACAGGTTTACAGGGATAGGACCTTTCAACAATTGATAAGCTTAAACGAATT GTACTCGGAATACTCTAGTCTCTGTTGCCTTGTGGGCGCCATCGATGTCTGCGAACCTTCAGATGCATTTGCATCGTGTGAAGACTTGCTAAAAAATGAACTTCTCCGTGTGCTGATGATGATTATCGGGTTATCTTCGGTCATTGGGAATGTTGTTGTTATCGTTTCACGAAAGTTTAAAAAAGATAATGATATTAACAAAGTCCAAACTACACTTATCACCAACCTCGCCGTGTCTGACCTGCTGATGGCAGTCTATCTGATCATCATTGCGAGTGTGGATATACATTACAGAGGAAGATACGGAAAGGTTTCCAGAGTTTGGAGAAATAGTGTTCTTTGCAGTTTTGCAGGGGCTATTTCTACACTCTCTGGGCAATGTTCAGTGTTTACACTGATGCTGCTGAGTGTGGATCGAGCTATTAACATTGTTAATCCATTTAGTACGAAACGCCTCAATCGTACAAAATGTCGAATCATTATCAGCTTCGGATGGCTATTCTGGATTGTGCTGAGTTTTCTTCCAGTGACAGCCAATGAATTAAACTTATCGTATTTTGGTGACAATTATTATGGAAAGGAAAGTGTGTGCCTTGCACTACCTTTAACCAGAAGTCGGTGGCCAGGTTGGGAGTATGCTGTTGCCATTTTTGTTGCCTTTAATGGCGTCGGCTTTTTTGTAATTGTACTTAGTTATCTGACAATTTTCTTGTCAGTGAAGAGATCGGGGGCCACTGTCAACAGAAGACAGCAGAGAAAAGAACAGTTAAAAATGGCGAGAAAACTAGGCCTGATAGTTTTCACTGATTTCTGTTGCTGGGCCCCGATTATAGTAATGGCAATTGGTTCCGAGACGGGTTGGATGACGATTCCTGATGAAATATATGTTTGGGCAGCGACATTCATCATACCCATCAACTCCTCAGTCAATCCGTATCTTTACACAATTGCTTATATGTTTAAGTGCAAAGTGCGTCAACCGGCACCTCTACAGATTCCACTTAATACATTGTGA